The genomic window AATAGATACAGTCAAGCAACATTATTTATGAAGACTTGTTATCGAATAGTCCTTGCTGCGGCCTTGTTTTGTTTATTGTGCCGATAGAGGAAATACGGCAACTAGGGTTCCACTAAGATTAATACCGGATTGTTATCATTCTCGGGTTGCTCCCAGTCGATTAGGTAACGGTTGTCGTTTGAGATGTATTTGGGAGTGAAATAGGCTTCTTCGGGAAGTTCAAATGAGTTTTCCGGGTATATGAATTGTACATAGGCTAATTGCTTCTCCGCTATATCATAATATAATGTATAGGTATCTTTATCAGAGAAGTTATGCATATAGAGCCGGTCTCCGATTTGCCCGGGTATGACAGGGATTGTCTTTGTCCTGAACAGGTCGTTTTTTATATCGTCTATCGTGATATTATAACGGAGTTCCTCGGGTGTTCGGTATTTACCTAGATCGAGGACGGCATAAGGAGTTAGCTTCATGTCGTTGGAAACTTTAAATATCGTATCGCAGAACAACTCCTTAAATGCGGCAATCTTATTTCCGTCGAAAGGACGGAACTCATAGGTAAATGTCATGACGAAAGGAGGTTCTGTATAAGATTTATAGTAAGGTATGCTATCCGATATGACTATATCTTGGCAAAAATAGAACCGAATGGGTGCGTTGCCAGAGAGGTTGGGTACGTGACCTAGGATAACGTTCGTCTTAGGGAGGGGATAAAATCCCCGGATGTTCTTATCCGGAATTTGAATGGTTTGGTGGAATTTCCCTTGCCAATCGTATATCTTTATCCGAGTGGGGCTATCTTTTATATAAATAAGATGATCATGAGGTTCTAGTCCGGATATACGACTAAACTCATCCGGACCTCCTCCTTGTTTGCCGATATCGTATAAATATTTTCC from Parabacteroides distasonis ATCC 8503 includes these protein-coding regions:
- a CDS encoding 6-bladed beta-propeller — encoded protein: MNKWLIIFAILLTACTGTSEKSEECITIDLATVFDHQPQEVALKKWAKSIQFIPLQTNDSILIKYISRIIKHGDKLLVQHDNRASVFDLAGKYLYDIGKQGGGPDEFSRISGLEPHDHLIYIKDSPTRIKIYDWQGKFHQTIQIPDKNIRGFYPLPKTNVILGHVPNLSGNAPIRFYFCQDIVISDSIPYYKSYTEPPFVMTFTYEFRPFDGNKIAAFKELFCDTIFKVSNDMKLTPYAVLDLGKYRTPEELRYNITIDDIKNDLFRTKTIPVIPGQIGDRLYMHNFSDKDTYTLYYDIAEKQLAYVQFIYPENSFELPEEAYFTPKYISNDNRYLIDWEQPENDNNPVLILVEP